In a single window of the Pseudopipra pipra isolate bDixPip1 chromosome Z, bDixPip1.hap1, whole genome shotgun sequence genome:
- the LOC135407385 gene encoding protein FAM240B-like, with protein sequence MSKHSNVRHYKIGGQDAEGLKNFWEKVIQEQTKQQEAEESRLSKSALNKLRQEWALRLERRARQVQAHTKTRGEQATPLSIEALPSPDKTVA encoded by the exons ATGAGCAAGCACTCCAACGTCAGGCACTACAAGATAGGTGGTCAGGATGCAGAAGGGCTGAAGAACTTCTGGGAAAAGGTCATCCAAGAGCAAACCAAGCAACAAGAAGCCGAAGAGTCCAGGTTAAGCAAAAGTGCCCTGAACaa GCTCCGCCAGGAGTGGGCTCTGCGGCTGGAGAGGAGAGCGCGGCAGGTCCAGGCACACACGAAAACACGGGGGGAACAAGCGACGCCGCTGTCCATCGAGGCTCTACCCTCACCAGACAAAACTGTCGCTTAA